Proteins co-encoded in one Arthrobacter sp. ERGS1:01 genomic window:
- a CDS encoding carbohydrate ABC transporter permease: MTTISVKESTAQGRTTPPAPRRKVRASGRTASRAAVLVVATFLTLGPVVWTVLTSMRPPTESLGSGGSIFSGGLDFSSYADVFKQVNMWLLIWNSALVTGIIAVGQMLTSALAGYVFARIDFKGRGVLFSIVLATMMVPVQVTIVPVFMLIRGMGLSDTLLALILPALPTAFGTFLMRQFFMGLPGELAEAAAIDGASPLRTFRSVYLPLAWPGLAIVGILAFNFHWNEFFRPLIMTISEQNFTLPLGLVSLQGNMGTGSVATVLAGVVLSMIPALVVFLFGQRYLREGLTAGINK, translated from the coding sequence ATGACTACGATTTCCGTGAAAGAAAGCACCGCGCAAGGGCGCACCACGCCGCCGGCCCCCCGCAGGAAGGTCCGCGCCTCCGGCCGGACCGCAAGCCGCGCCGCCGTCCTGGTGGTCGCCACCTTCCTGACCCTGGGCCCGGTGGTGTGGACGGTGCTGACCTCCATGCGCCCGCCCACCGAGTCCCTGGGCTCCGGCGGCTCCATCTTCTCCGGAGGCCTGGACTTCAGCTCCTACGCCGACGTGTTCAAGCAAGTGAACATGTGGCTGCTGATCTGGAACTCCGCCCTGGTCACGGGCATCATCGCCGTCGGCCAGATGCTCACCTCGGCGCTGGCCGGCTACGTCTTTGCCCGCATCGACTTCAAGGGCCGCGGCGTGCTGTTCAGCATCGTGCTGGCCACCATGATGGTTCCCGTGCAGGTCACGATCGTGCCCGTCTTCATGCTGATCCGCGGCATGGGCCTCTCCGACACCCTGCTCGCGCTGATCCTGCCCGCCCTGCCGACGGCGTTCGGCACGTTCCTGATGCGCCAGTTCTTCATGGGGCTACCGGGCGAGCTGGCCGAGGCCGCCGCGATCGACGGCGCATCCCCCTTGCGCACCTTCCGTTCCGTCTACCTGCCGCTGGCCTGGCCGGGGCTGGCCATCGTGGGGATCCTGGCGTTCAACTTCCACTGGAACGAGTTCTTCCGACCGCTCATCATGACCATCAGCGAGCAAAATTTCACCCTGCCGCTGGGCCTGGTCTCGCTCCAGGGCAACATGGGCACCGGCTCCGTCGCCACCGTCCTGGCCGGCGTGGTGCTGTCCATGATCCCGGCCCTGGTGGTGTTCCTGTTCGGCCAGCGGTACCTGCGCGAAGGCCTCACCGCGGGCATCAACAAATGA
- a CDS encoding O-succinylhomoserine sulfhydrylase, giving the protein MSNFNEHAASWAEDTQAVRGGLDRSNFQETSEALFLNSGFVYESAEAAEQAFTGEVDRFVYSRYGNPTVATFQERLRLLEGTEACFATASGMSAVFTALGALLAAGDRVVASRSLFGSCFVILNELLPRWGVETVFVDGPDLEQWREALSVPTTAVFFESPSNPMQEIVDLQAVCDLAHAAGAKVVADNVFATPLLQRCGDFGADVIVYSGTKHIDGQGRVLGGAILGTKEFIDGPVKNLMRHTGPALSSFNAWVLTKGLETMSLRVAHSSANALALGEFLEAQPQIRWVKYPLLPSHPQYELAKKQMKAGGTVLTFELAEPANGTAKDAAFALLNALQVIDISNNLGDSKSLITHPATTTHRAMGAEGRAAIGLSDGVLRLSVGLEDLEDLRTDLGKALAGL; this is encoded by the coding sequence TTGAGCAACTTTAATGAGCACGCCGCCAGCTGGGCCGAGGACACCCAGGCCGTCCGGGGCGGGCTGGACCGCAGCAACTTCCAGGAGACCTCCGAGGCCCTGTTCCTGAACTCCGGCTTCGTCTACGAATCCGCCGAGGCCGCCGAGCAGGCCTTCACGGGCGAGGTGGACCGCTTCGTCTACTCCCGCTATGGCAACCCCACGGTGGCCACGTTCCAGGAGCGGCTGCGCCTGCTCGAGGGCACCGAAGCCTGCTTCGCAACGGCGTCGGGCATGTCCGCCGTCTTCACTGCCCTCGGCGCGCTGCTGGCCGCCGGGGACCGCGTGGTGGCGTCCCGGTCGCTGTTCGGCTCCTGCTTCGTGATCCTGAACGAACTGCTCCCCCGCTGGGGCGTGGAGACCGTGTTCGTGGACGGCCCGGACCTGGAGCAGTGGCGCGAGGCGCTTTCCGTGCCGACCACGGCGGTGTTCTTCGAGTCGCCGTCGAACCCCATGCAGGAGATCGTGGACCTGCAGGCCGTGTGCGATCTGGCCCATGCGGCCGGCGCCAAGGTGGTGGCCGACAACGTGTTCGCCACTCCCCTGTTGCAGCGCTGCGGCGACTTTGGCGCGGACGTGATCGTGTACTCCGGGACCAAGCACATCGACGGCCAGGGCCGGGTGCTGGGCGGCGCCATCCTGGGCACCAAGGAGTTCATTGACGGTCCCGTCAAGAACCTGATGCGGCACACCGGTCCGGCGCTGTCCTCCTTCAACGCGTGGGTGCTCACGAAGGGCCTGGAGACCATGAGCCTGCGCGTGGCCCACTCGAGCGCCAACGCGCTGGCGCTGGGCGAATTCCTGGAGGCGCAGCCGCAGATCCGCTGGGTCAAGTACCCGCTGCTGCCCTCCCACCCGCAGTACGAGCTGGCCAAGAAGCAGATGAAGGCCGGCGGCACCGTGCTGACCTTTGAACTGGCCGAACCCGCCAACGGCACGGCCAAGGATGCGGCGTTCGCGCTCCTGAACGCGCTGCAGGTCATCGACATCTCCAACAACCTGGGCGATTCAAAGTCGCTCATCACCCACCCGGCCACCACCACGCACCGGGCCATGGGCGCCGAGGGCAGGGCCGCGATCGGCCTCTCCGACGGCGTGCTGCGCCTGTCCGTGGGCCTGGAGGATCTCGAGGACCTGCGGACCGACCTCGGCAAGGCCCTGGCCGGCCTGTAG
- a CDS encoding DUF1737 domain-containing protein produces the protein MRSTHVRRRFPLAYRLITGPDDRSFCERISAALAEGYVLHGNPAVTFNGTSVICAQAVILPAAVATSDAAVADAVDALDADLEFDGEGIA, from the coding sequence TTGAGGAGTACACATGTCCGCAGAAGATTCCCCCTGGCCTACCGGCTCATCACCGGCCCCGACGACCGCTCCTTTTGTGAACGGATCTCCGCCGCCCTCGCCGAGGGCTATGTGCTGCACGGCAACCCGGCCGTCACGTTCAACGGCACCTCGGTGATCTGCGCGCAGGCCGTGATCCTCCCGGCAGCCGTGGCCACCTCCGACGCCGCCGTCGCCGACGCCGTGGACGCGCTGGATGCCGATCTTGAGTTCGACGGCGAGGGAATCGCGTGA
- a CDS encoding LacI family DNA-binding transcriptional regulator, translating to MTRKATSQDVADRAGVSRSAVSFVLNGRADGNIAKEKQERILAAARELNYTPNAVARSLQAQRTHTIGVVTDSIAGGPFAGKLLQGASNAAYRAGYLLLVIDTQSEEVREDSAFTTLVNRQVDALVFAAMSLREHVSHPAMAGLPAVLANCFDPAGTIRSIIPDEVAGGRSAAQVLLDAGHRDIAYLSGTGELVATARRTQGFNEALSAAGLPAPAAIPTGWEINDGYAAALRLLSDDGRTPRADRATGIVCANDRVAVGAMLACGTLGLRVPADVSLVGYDDDEPLARTTVPGLTTIALPHREMGEAAMEFLLADLGRSKGAARAASAKGGPAQLLLPCPVVMRGSVAAPVT from the coding sequence ATGACGCGGAAAGCCACCTCCCAGGACGTCGCGGATCGCGCGGGCGTCTCCCGCAGCGCCGTCAGCTTTGTCCTCAACGGCCGTGCCGACGGCAACATCGCCAAGGAGAAGCAGGAACGCATCCTTGCCGCGGCCAGGGAGCTGAACTACACACCCAATGCCGTGGCACGGTCCCTGCAGGCGCAACGGACCCACACGATCGGCGTGGTCACCGACTCCATCGCCGGGGGCCCCTTCGCCGGAAAGCTGCTCCAGGGCGCCAGCAATGCCGCGTACCGTGCCGGCTACCTGCTGCTCGTCATCGACACCCAGAGCGAGGAGGTCCGCGAGGACAGCGCCTTCACCACGCTGGTGAACCGGCAGGTCGACGCACTTGTCTTTGCGGCCATGAGCCTGCGCGAACACGTCTCCCACCCGGCCATGGCGGGGCTGCCGGCCGTATTGGCCAACTGCTTCGACCCGGCCGGGACCATCCGCTCCATCATTCCCGATGAGGTTGCCGGCGGCCGGTCCGCGGCCCAGGTCCTGCTCGACGCCGGCCACCGGGACATCGCCTACCTCTCCGGCACGGGAGAGCTGGTGGCGACGGCCCGGCGCACGCAGGGCTTCAACGAGGCCCTGTCCGCGGCCGGCCTTCCCGCCCCCGCCGCGATCCCCACGGGCTGGGAGATCAACGACGGCTACGCCGCGGCCCTCCGCTTGCTCAGCGACGACGGCCGCACGCCGCGGGCGGACCGCGCCACGGGCATTGTGTGCGCCAACGACCGGGTGGCCGTGGGCGCCATGCTTGCCTGCGGCACCCTGGGCCTGCGGGTCCCGGCGGACGTGAGCCTGGTGGGTTACGACGACGACGAGCCGCTGGCCCGCACCACGGTCCCCGGACTGACCACGATCGCCCTGCCCCACCGGGAGATGGGCGAGGCCGCCATGGAGTTCCTGCTCGCGGATCTGGGCCGCAGCAAGGGCGCCGCCCGGGCCGCATCGGCAAAGGGCGGCCCCGCGCAGCTTCTCCTGCCCTGCCCCGTGGTGATGCGCGGCTCCGTGGCGGCCCCGGTAACGTAG
- a CDS encoding rhodanese-like domain-containing protein, with translation MSYAGDLAPETAWEKLANGAVLVDVRTEGEWAHIGVPDVSALGTEPVFIQWNLASGAPNPAFLEELAAAVPAEKPLVVLCRSGARSIAAAEAATAAGYTAFNVLEGFEGVPDSYGDRVVNGWKNRKLPWK, from the coding sequence GTGAGCTACGCCGGGGACCTCGCCCCCGAAACCGCCTGGGAAAAACTCGCCAACGGCGCCGTGCTGGTGGACGTGCGCACCGAGGGCGAATGGGCGCACATCGGCGTCCCGGACGTATCCGCATTGGGCACGGAGCCGGTCTTCATCCAGTGGAACCTCGCCTCCGGCGCCCCGAACCCGGCGTTCCTTGAGGAATTGGCCGCCGCCGTTCCGGCCGAAAAACCATTGGTGGTGCTGTGCCGCTCCGGCGCCCGGTCCATCGCGGCGGCCGAGGCCGCCACGGCCGCCGGCTACACGGCGTTCAACGTCCTTGAGGGTTTTGAGGGCGTCCCGGACTCCTACGGCGACCGCGTGGTCAACGGCTGGAAGAACCGCAAGCTGCCCTGGAAATAA
- a CDS encoding glycoside hydrolase family 32 protein, with protein sequence MSTIDPAFPALHGRPDQGWINDPNGCVYVDSVHHVFFQYNPDAPVHGNVHWGHATSTDLVRWTQQPIALFPRQGAADAAGAWSGVVALDGDVPTAYYSGIAETEHDSQVMTATSDRNLIEWKQEQHGIIGMPEEPGIGDVRDPFLFTFDGRQYAIQGAGYKDGTPLILLYRCHTMTDWEYLGPLVTGGSGVAAEWAPAQIWECPQLFEVDGQWILMLSLWNRDDHALDRVTYLTGELSEGGVGLKFLPTGGGLVDHGPDFYAPQVVAGTAAEPRTLMWAWSWEKSRSDADVLASGWAGVLTYARSLAFRDGVLRSEPVTEVKTLRAGVLFGGLPDGTGSFSVPVAERAFEVVSGGGAELVLLDGGAETVVATLGAGRILVDGSLVEAFVDGGPATTVRAYPMETSHFEVRATGAVTVHRLAL encoded by the coding sequence GTGAGCACCATCGACCCCGCCTTCCCGGCCCTGCACGGCCGCCCGGATCAGGGCTGGATCAACGATCCCAACGGCTGCGTCTATGTGGACAGCGTCCACCACGTCTTCTTCCAGTACAACCCGGACGCTCCGGTCCACGGCAACGTCCACTGGGGCCACGCCACCTCCACCGACCTGGTCCGCTGGACACAGCAGCCCATCGCCCTGTTCCCGCGCCAGGGTGCGGCGGATGCGGCGGGCGCCTGGTCCGGCGTCGTCGCCCTGGACGGGGACGTGCCCACGGCCTACTACTCGGGCATCGCCGAGACCGAACACGATTCCCAGGTCATGACGGCCACCTCGGACCGCAACCTCATCGAGTGGAAGCAGGAGCAGCACGGCATCATAGGCATGCCCGAGGAACCGGGCATCGGGGATGTGCGTGATCCGTTCCTGTTCACCTTCGACGGCCGCCAGTACGCCATTCAGGGTGCCGGCTACAAGGACGGCACCCCCCTGATCCTGCTGTACCGCTGCCACACCATGACCGATTGGGAGTACCTGGGCCCGCTGGTCACCGGCGGCTCCGGCGTGGCGGCGGAATGGGCGCCTGCCCAGATCTGGGAATGCCCGCAGTTGTTTGAGGTCGACGGGCAGTGGATCCTGATGCTCTCGCTGTGGAACCGCGACGACCACGCCCTGGATCGCGTCACCTACCTGACGGGCGAGCTCAGCGAGGGCGGCGTCGGGCTGAAGTTCCTGCCCACCGGCGGCGGCCTCGTGGACCACGGCCCGGACTTTTACGCACCCCAGGTGGTGGCCGGAACAGCCGCCGAGCCGCGCACGCTCATGTGGGCCTGGAGCTGGGAAAAATCAAGGTCCGACGCCGACGTCCTCGCCTCGGGCTGGGCCGGCGTGCTGACGTATGCGCGCTCGCTGGCCTTCCGCGACGGCGTGCTGCGCTCGGAGCCCGTCACCGAGGTGAAAACCCTGCGCGCCGGTGTGCTGTTCGGCGGCTTGCCCGACGGCACCGGGTCCTTCAGCGTGCCCGTCGCCGAGCGAGCCTTTGAGGTGGTATCCGGCGGCGGTGCCGAACTCGTGCTGCTGGACGGCGGTGCGGAGACCGTGGTTGCCACCCTCGGAGCGGGCCGGATCCTGGTGGACGGCTCGCTCGTGGAGGCGTTTGTGGACGGTGGCCCGGCCACCACCGTGCGGGCGTATCCCATGGAGACCTCGCACTTTGAAGTGCGGGCAACCGGCGCCGTCACGGTGCACCGGCTGGCACTTTAG
- a CDS encoding UDP-N-acetylglucosamine 1-carboxyvinyltransferase — protein sequence MTQVAAETVGVLVRDARNDKGWTQLELAAQLGTSQSAVARMEQGKQNLSLKMIQRMESLLGRSIVNVGGIPKNTVTHLRVHGGRELSGSVEVNSSKNAGVALLCASLINRGTTTLRRLARIEEVNRIVELLSSIGVECKWLNANDLQIRRPARLDLGAMDVEAAKRTRSVIMLLGPLLDEQDVYRIPYAGGCDLGTRTVEPHMQALREFGLAVTAHAGFYQVQAPQSDATDRTFVLTERGDTVTENAIMAAAHREGVTVIRNASPNYMVQDLCFYLQGLGVQVEGIGSTTLTIRGKARIDVDIEYAPSEDPIEAMSLITAGIVTKSEVTVKRVPIEFMEIELKVLEQMGFRYLKSAEYVARNGKTRLVDITTLPSELRAAPDKIHPMPFPGLNIDNLPFFAVIASCAEGTTLIHDWVYEGRAIYLTELNRLGAGVRLLDPHRIDITGPTAWRAAEIGCPPALRPAACILLAMLAAKGTSELRNIYVIERGYEDLAERLNTIGAEIEYFQD from the coding sequence ATGACTCAAGTGGCTGCAGAAACTGTTGGTGTATTGGTGCGCGACGCCCGGAATGACAAGGGCTGGACGCAGCTGGAACTGGCGGCCCAATTGGGAACCAGCCAAAGCGCCGTCGCCCGCATGGAACAGGGCAAACAAAACCTGAGCCTGAAAATGATCCAGCGCATGGAATCGCTGCTGGGCCGGAGCATCGTCAACGTTGGCGGCATCCCCAAGAACACCGTCACCCACCTGCGCGTCCACGGCGGGCGTGAACTCTCCGGCAGCGTGGAGGTCAACTCCAGCAAGAACGCCGGCGTCGCCCTGCTTTGCGCCAGCCTGATCAACCGCGGCACCACCACGCTGCGCCGGCTGGCCCGCATCGAGGAAGTCAACAGGATCGTTGAGCTGCTCAGCAGCATCGGCGTGGAATGCAAGTGGCTCAACGCCAACGACCTCCAGATCCGCCGCCCCGCCCGCCTTGACCTGGGCGCCATGGACGTCGAGGCCGCCAAGCGCACCCGCTCCGTCATCATGCTGCTGGGCCCGCTGCTCGACGAGCAGGACGTCTACCGTATCCCCTACGCCGGTGGCTGCGACCTGGGCACCCGCACCGTGGAGCCGCACATGCAGGCGCTGCGCGAATTCGGCCTGGCCGTCACCGCCCACGCCGGCTTCTACCAGGTGCAGGCTCCGCAAAGCGATGCCACGGACCGCACCTTCGTGCTGACCGAGCGCGGGGACACGGTCACCGAAAACGCCATCATGGCCGCCGCGCACCGCGAGGGCGTCACCGTGATCCGCAACGCCAGCCCCAACTACATGGTCCAGGACCTCTGCTTCTACCTGCAGGGCCTGGGCGTGCAGGTGGAGGGCATCGGCTCCACCACGCTGACCATCCGCGGCAAGGCCCGGATCGACGTCGACATCGAGTACGCGCCGTCCGAGGACCCCATCGAGGCGATGAGCCTGATCACCGCCGGCATCGTCACCAAGTCCGAGGTCACGGTCAAGCGCGTACCCATCGAGTTCATGGAAATCGAACTGAAGGTCCTGGAGCAGATGGGCTTCCGCTACCTCAAGAGCGCCGAGTACGTGGCTCGCAACGGCAAGACCCGCCTCGTGGACATCACCACGCTGCCGTCCGAGCTGCGCGCCGCCCCGGACAAGATCCACCCCATGCCGTTCCCGGGCCTGAACATCGACAACCTGCCGTTCTTCGCCGTCATCGCCTCCTGCGCCGAGGGCACCACCCTCATCCACGACTGGGTGTACGAGGGCCGCGCCATCTACCTGACGGAACTGAACCGTCTGGGCGCCGGCGTGCGGTTGCTGGATCCGCACCGCATCGACATCACGGGCCCCACCGCCTGGCGCGCGGCCGAGATCGGCTGCCCGCCGGCACTGCGCCCGGCCGCCTGCATCCTGCTGGCCATGCTGGCCGCCAAGGGCACGTCCGAGCTGCGCAACATCTACGTGATCGAGCGCGGCTACGAGGACCTCGCCGAACGTCTGAACACCATTGGCGCGGAGATCGAGTACTTCCAGGACTAA